In Uranotaenia lowii strain MFRU-FL chromosome 2, ASM2978415v1, whole genome shotgun sequence, one genomic interval encodes:
- the LOC129745876 gene encoding tudor domain-containing protein 5-like isoform X2, producing the protein METYSMDALKKIIRSIAISAPAHGLSVSELARDFKNIEGFDLPYKRMGFNSVDTFLLTMPDVVRLDGYGPSATVKPIVTESNKHIREFVQASKNNARRYRTDKNYKNPHSRYRQNNISNNYSRNMHNNQTVQRYGNSSNDDQPRKVYNREFDFTGSLESNGSDSDSSDSLPKFKLNENKTLEQVAVKPEPPTQNAEISRSSEAIPDNAILTIVNMLEVPNDALGLGDKVPEPLIPNDIQPKQSVRIFITEVHNPNRMWFHLADNAEKIDELMSEIDLFYSGMDWNEWRLQPSNVMVGLYCIARYMGVWHRARVVSNLMNGKVKVFYIDYGTVADLELRDTKFMAKCFAELPAQAMRASMAYVSPLNKKWSREAALTLLSFVYDKILYAYVVDVSDEREFMDVVLIDTNGSKDKIINKQLFVKGHAIWEDDVSYKEESFTKKLVTDSSWMANPKYLAKIAQKYHQGARNLF; encoded by the exons ATGGAAACATATTCGATGgatgcattgaaaaaaatcatccggTCGATTGCGATATCGGCACCGGCACATGGTCTCTCGGTCTCAGAATTGGCCcgagattttaaaaatatcgaagGTTTCGATTTGCCATACAAGCGGATGGGATTCAATTCGGTAGATACGTTTCTGCTCACGATGCCGGATGTTGTTAGG TTAGATGGCTATGGACCTTCTGCGACAGTGAAACCGATTGTAACGGAAAGTAACAAACACATCCGGGAATTTGTTCAGGCTTCGAAAAACAATGCTCGCCGATATCGtactgataaaaattataaaaaccccCATTCTCg ATATCGCCAAAATAATATCTCTAATAACTACTCGAGAAACATGCATAATAATCAAACGGTTCAGCGTTATGGCAATTCCTCTAATGATGACCAACCTCGAAAGGTTTACAACCGTGAATTTGATTTCACCGGATCCCTAGAATCGAATGGTTCCGATTCGGATAGTTCGGATAGTTTACCGAAGTTTAAATTGAATGAGAACAAAACTCTTGAACAGGTGGCAGTGAAACCTGAACCACCGACTCAAAACGCTGAGATCTCTCGCTCATCGGAAGCCATTCCGGATAATGCTATATTAACCATAGTTAACATGTTGGAGGTTCCTAATGATGCCTTGGGACTTGGAGACAAAGTCCCTGAACCACTTATACCGAATGATATCCAGCCAAAACAATCGGTCCGCATTTTTATCACTGAAGTTCACAATCCAAACCGTATGTGGTTTCATCTAGCGGATAATGCCGAGAAAATTGACGAGCTTATGTCGGAAATCGACTTGTTCTATTCGGGTATGGACTGGAATGAATGGCGCCTTCAGCCGTCCAATGTCATGGTTGGCTTGTACTGCATAGCAAGATACATGGGAGTTTGGCATCGGGCCCGGGTTGTCAGCAACCTGATGAATGGCAAGGTGAAAGTTTTCTACATCGACTACGGAACCGTAGCTGATCTTGAGTTGAGGGATACCAAGTTTATGGCCAAGTGTTTTGCCGAATTGCCAGCGCAAGCAATGCGGGCCTCGATGGCTTACGTTAGTccgttgaacaaaaagtggtctaGGGAGGCTGCTTTAACACTACTTTCGTTCGTCTACGACAAGATACTTTATGCTTATGTTGTGGACGTTTCTGATGAG cGTGAATTTATGGACGTTGTCCTCATCGATACAAACGGCTCGAAggacaaaataataaacaaacaattgTTCGTTAAAGGACATGCTATCTGGGAGGATGATGTGTCGTACAAAGAAGAAAGT TTTACCAAAAAGCTCGTAACCGATTCGTCCTGGATGGCAAATCCGAAGTATCTTGCAAAAATTGCACAGAAATACCATCAAGGAGCACGTAACCTCTTTTAG
- the LOC129745877 gene encoding ATP synthase subunit gamma, mitochondrial: protein MFKSVVPVLGQVPAEMLFGQQNRGMATLKAISIRLKSVKNIQKITQSMKMVSAAKYSRAERDLKQARPYGVGAQQFYEKAEVAPKEEEQKKLYIAITSDRGLCGAVHTGVARFIRGDLANDPSIQVICVGDKSRAILQRLYSKNIAMVCNEVGRLPPTFLDAAKLTNAIINLGYEYTDGKIIYNKFKSVVSYGVADLPIFSLKCVESAAKLPVYDSLDADVIQNYLEFSMASLLFYSMKEGACSEQSSRMTAMDNASKNAGEMIDKLTLTFNRTRQAVITRELIEIISGAAALESKD from the exons atgttcaaatccgTCGTTCCGGTTCTCGGCCAGGTGCCAGCGGAGATGCTGTTCGGACAGCAGAACCGTGGCATGGCCACCCTGAAGGCTATCTCGATCCGTCTAAAGTCGGTCAAGAACATCCAAAAGATCACCCAGTCCATGAAGATGGTGTCCGCTGCCAA GTACTCCCGAGCGGAACGTGATCTAAAGCAGGCCAGGCCGTACGGTGTCGGAGCACAGCAGTTCTACGAGAAGGCCGAAGTCGCACCGAAGGAGGAGGAGCAGAAAAAGCTGTACATTGCCATCACCTCGGATAGAG GTCTGTGCGGTGCTGTTCACACTGGTGTTGCCCGTTTCATTCGCGGTGATCTGGCCAATGATCCCAGCATCCAGGTCATCTGCGTCGGCGACAAGTCCCGTGCCATCTTGCAGCGCCTGTACAGCAAGAACATCGCCATGGTGTGCAACGAGGTTGGCCGTTTGCCACCCACCTTCCTGGATGCTGCCAAGCTGACGAACGCAATCATCAACTTGGGTTACGAGTATACCGATGGTAAAATCATCTACAACAAGTTCAAGTCGGTCGTGTCGTATGGCGTAGCCGATTTGCCCATTTTCAGCTTGAAGTGCGTGGAGTCGGCCGCCAAGCTGCCCGTGTACGATTCGCTCGATGCCGATGTGATCCAGAACTATCTGGAATTCTCGATGGCCTCGCTGCTGTTCTACTCGATGAAGGAGGGTGCCTGCTCAGAACAGTCCTCCCGTATGACGGCTATGGACAACGCTTCCAAGAACGCCGGCGAGATGATTGACAAACTGACACTGACCTTCAACCGAACCAGACAGGCTGTCATTACCCGTGAGCTGATTGAAATCATCTCTGGTGCTGCCGCTCTGGAAAGCAAGGATTAA
- the LOC129744792 gene encoding inactive selenide, water dikinase-like protein: protein MGDYHHDSLGAGQLELGGNPGLVLRRAFDPTAHDLEVSFRLTRFADLKGRGCKVPKDVLEKLVSSLQQDYTQDPESQYMSMSSPRIGIGLDCSVIPLRHGGLCMVQTTDFFYPIVDDPYMMGKIACANVLSDLYAMGVTECDNMLMLLAVSTKMTEKERDVVIPLIMRGFKDSALEAGTSVTGGQSVVNPWCTIGGVATTICQQNEFIVPDNAVVGDVLVLTKALGTQVAVNAHQWLDQSERWNRIKLVVSEEDVRKAYHRSMDSMSRLNRIAARLMHKYNAHGATDITGFGLLGHAQTLASHQKNEVSFVIHNLPVIAKMAAVAKACGNMFQLLQGHSAETSGGLLICLPREQAAAYCKDIEKQEGCQAWIIGIVEKGNRTARIIDKPRVIEVPAKE, encoded by the exons ATGGGTGATTATCATCACGATTCGCTTGGTGCCGGTCAGCTCGAGCTTGGTGGAAATCCGGGCCTGGTGCTGCGGCGTGCCTTCGATCCGACTGCACACGATTTGGAGGTTTCCTTCCGGTTGACACGATTTGCCGATCTGAAAGGTCGAGGCTGCAAAGTACCCAAAGATGTGCTGGAAAAGCTGGTCTCATCCCTGCAGCAGGACTACACCCAAGATCCGGAATCACAGTACATGTCTATGTCGTCACCGCGCATCGGCATCGGTTTGGATTGTTCCGTGATTCCATTGCGGCACGGTGGTCTCTGTATGGTGCAGACAACAGATTTCTTCTACCCGATCGTGGACGACCCCTACATGATGGGAAAAATTGCATGCGCCAATGTCCTGAGCGATTTGTACGCCATGGGAGTCACGGAGTGCGACAATATGCTGATGCTGCTGGCGGTCAGTACCAAAATGACCGAAAAGGAGCGGGATGTTGTAATTCCCCTCATTATGCGAGGATTCAAG GACTCGGCGTTGGAAGCTGGCACTTCGGTTACCGGTGGTCAGAGTGTGGTCAATCCCTGGTGTACCATCGGAGGGGTGGCCACGACCATCTGTCAGCAGAACGAATTTATTGTGCCGGATAATGCCGTTGTGGGTGACGTACTAGTTCTGACCAAAGCCCTGGGAACGCAGGTGGCAGTCAATGCTCATCAATGGTTGGATCAGTCCGAACGTTGGAACCGCATCAAACTAGTCGTCTCGGAGGAAGATGTTCGCAAAGCCTATCACCGATCGATGGATTCCATGTCCCGGTTGAACCGAATTGCTGCCCGGTTAATGCACAAATACAACGCGCATGGTGCCACCGACATCACCGGCTTCGGGTTGCTCGGACATGCCCAGACTCTGGCATCGCATCAAAAGAATGAAGTTTCTTTTGTTATCCACAATCTACCGGTGATTGCAAAGATGGCTGCCGTGGCCAAGGCTTGTGGTAACATGTTCCAGCTTCTTCAGGGACATTCCGCTGAAACATCTGGAGGACTGCTGATTTGCTTACCTCGAGAGCAAGCTGCCGCTTACTGCAAGGATATCGAGAAACAAGAAGGTTGCCAAGCGTGGATCATCGGCATTGTGGAGAAGGGTAACCGCACCGCTCGTATTATCGATAAACCACGAGTCATCGAAGTTCCTGCCAAGGAATAA
- the LOC129747091 gene encoding CDK-activating kinase assembly factor MAT1, whose translation MDDQGCPRCKTTKYRNPSLKLMVNVCGHTLCESCVELLFLKGSGSCPECNVALRRSNFRVQLFEDSNVDKEVQIRKRILKDFNKKEDDFPTLDEYNNYLEMIEELVFNLCNNIDIINTNKRIEQYKKENRELILRNKVKLSKDELELEQLIEVEKEQTEQRKKELAMIEAENRKQKAKNKEELIDSLMASYEDASAIVDKFAQRAEQQQIPLPKPLAPPQAAPKQFSTGIKFQSQHGFLPVPKIEEGPTYVYEPQIFPKEGPMPPALIDIDANGYIKHIRCETQAERAGGFRTNISCLRAIQEALVGLYHGC comes from the exons ATGGATGATCAAGGATGTCCCCGGTGCAAGACAACCAAATACCGCAATCCTTCGCTCAAGCTGATGGTCAATGTTTGTGGCCATACCTTGTGCGAAAGTTGTGTCGAGTTGCTGTTCCTTAAAGGATCCGGTTCATGTCCTGAATGTAACGTTGCTCTACGGCGAAGCAACTTTCGGGTGCAGCTGTTCGAAGATTCAAATGTTGACAAAGAGGTTCAGATAAGGAAACGTATACTGAAGGATTTCAACAAAAAGGAAGATGACTTCCCCACCCTGGATGAATATAACAATTACCTGGAAATGATTGAGGAACTTGTGTTCAATCTTTGCAACAATATCGACATTATCAACACGAACAAACGGATTGAGCAGTACAAGAAAGAAAATAGGGAATTAATCCTTAGAAATAAGGTGAAGCTGAGCAAAgatgaactagaactagaacagcTGATCGAGGTAGAAAAGGAACAAACCGAGCAACGGAAGAAAGAATTAGCTATGATCGAGGCTGAAAATCGTAAACAGAAGGCCAAAAATAAGGAAGAGCTTATTGATTCGCTAATGGCCAGCTACGAAGATGCCAGTGCAATTGTGGACAAATTTGCACAGCGTGCCGAGCAACAGCAGATTCCGCTTCCCAAGCCATTGGCTCCGCCTCAAGCGGCACCAAAGCAGTTTTCCACCGGTATCAAGTTCCAGTCGCAGCACGGTTTTCTGCCGGTGCCGAAAATCGAGGAAGGACCAACCTACGTGTATGAGCCGCAGATCTTCCCCAAAGAAGGGCCAATGCCTCCGGCTTTGATTGACATTGATGCCAACGGCTACATCAAACACATCAG ATGCGAAACTCAGGCTGAGCGAGCAGGTGGTTTCCGGACTAACATTTCATGTTTGCGAGCGATTCAGGAAGCCCTCGTTGGCCTTTATCACGGTTGTTGA